Proteins encoded by one window of Macaca mulatta isolate MMU2019108-1 chromosome 10, T2T-MMU8v2.0, whole genome shotgun sequence:
- the CHGB gene encoding secretogranin-1: MQPALLLSLLGAVGLAAVNSMPVDNRNHNEEMVTRCIIEVLSNALSKSSAPPITPECRQVLKKSRKDVKDKETTENENTKFEVRLLRDPDDASEAHGSSSREEAGAPEEEDAQGPTKADTEEWAEGGGHSRERADEPQRSLYPSNSQVSEEVKTHHSEKSEREDKEEEEGENYQKGEQGEDGSEEKHLEEPGETQNAFLNERNQASAVKKEELVARSETHAAGHAEEKTHSREKSSQESGEEARSQEKHPQESKGQPGSQEESEESEEDATSEVDKRRTRPRHHHGRTRPDRSSQGGSLPSEENGHSLEESEESNVGMASLGEKRDHHSTHYRASEEEPEYGEEIKSYPGIQAPEDLEGERYRGRGSEEYRAPRPQSEESWDEEDKRNYPSLELDKMAHGYGEESEEERGHERGKGRHHRGRGGEPRAYFMSDAREEKRFLGEGHHRVQESQMDKARRRPQGAWKELDRNYLNYGEERAQGKWQQQGDLQDTKENREEARFQDKQYGSHHTAEKRKRLGELFNPYYDPLQWKSSHFERRDNMDDNFLEGEEENELTLNEKNFFPEYNYDWWEKKPFSEDVNWGYEKRNLARVPKLDLKRQYDRVAQLDQLLHYRKKSAEFPDFYDSEEPISTRQETENEKDRADQTVLTEDEKKELENLAAMDLELQKIAEKFSQRG, from the exons ATGCAGCCAGCGCtgcttctcagcctcctgggagcCGTGGGGCTGGCGG CTGTCAATTCCATGCCAGTGGATAACAGGAACCACAATGAAGAAATG GTGACTCGCTGCATCATTGAGGTCCTCTCAAATGCCTTGTCGAAGTCCAGCGCTCCACCCATCACCCCTGAGTGCCGTCAAGTCCTGAAGAAGA GTAGAAAAGAcgtcaaagacaaagagacaactgaaaatgaaaacacaaagttTGAAGTAAGATTGTTAAGAGACCCAGATGATGCCTCGGAAGCCCACGGGTCCTCCagcagggaggaggcaggagccCCAGAGGAGGAGGACGCCCAAGGCCCAACAAAGGCAGACACAGAGGAGTGGGCAGAGGGAGGCGGGCACAGCCGAGAGCGAGCAGATGAGCCCCAGCGGAGCCTCTATCCCTCCAACAGCCAAGTCTCCGAAGAAGTAAAGACACACCATTCTgagaagagtgagagagaggataaggaggaggaggagggagagaactATCAAAAAGGGGAGCAAGGGGAAGATGGCAGTGAAGAGAAACACCTTGAAGAGCCAGGAGAGACACAAAACGCTTTCCTCAATGAAAGAAACCAGGCTTCAGCTGTAAAAAAAGAGGAGTTAGTGGCCAGATCTGAAACACATGCTGCCGGGCACGCTGAGGAGAAGACGCATAGCCGGGAGAAGAGTAGCCAGGAGAGTGGAGAGGAGGCAAGGAGCCAGGAGAAACACCCCCAGGAGTCTAAAGGCCAACCCGGAAGTCAGGAAGAATCTGAGGAAAGTGAGGAAGATGCCACCTCTGAGGTGGACAAACGACGCACGAGGCCCAGACACCACCACGGGAGGACCAGGCCTGACAGGTCCTCTCAAGGAGGGAGTCTTCCCTCTGAGGAAAACGGACACTCCCTGGAGGAATCTGAGGAGTCAAACGTCGGCATGGCCAGTTTAGGGGAAAAGAGGGaccaccattcaacccactacagGGCTTCAGAGGAAGAACCCGAATatggagaagaaataaagagtTATCCAGGCATCCAGGCCCCCGAGGACCTGGAGGGGGAGCGCTATAGGGGCAGAGGAAGTGAGGAATACAGGGCTCCAAGACCTCAGAGTGAGGAGAGTTGGGATGAGGAGGACAAGAGAAACTACCCCAGCTTAGAGCTTGATAAGATGGCACATGGATATGGTGAAGAAAGTGAGGAAGAGAGGGGCCATGAGCGGGGAAAGGGACGCCATCacagaggcaggggaggggagccACGTGCCTATTTCATGTCTGACGCCAGAGAAGAGAAAAGGTTCTTGGGTGAAGGACACCACCGTGTCCAAGAAAGCCAGATGGACAAGGCAAGGAGGCGTCCACAAGGTGCGTGGAAAGAGCTGGACAGAAATTACCTCAACTATGGTGAGGAAAGAGCCCAAGGGAAGTGGCAGCAGCAGGGAGACCTGCAGGACACTAAAGAAAACAGGGAGGAAGCGAGGTTTCAAGATAAACAATATGGCTCCCATCACACAGCTGAAAAGAGGAAGAGATTAGGGGAACTGTTTAACCCATACTACGACCCTCTCCAGTGGAAGAGCAGCCATTTTGAAAGAAGAGACAACATGGATGACAATTTTCTCGAGGGTGAAGAGGAAAATGAGCTGACCTTGAATGAGAAGAATTTCTTCCCAGAATACAACTATGACTGGTGGGAGAAAAAGCCCTTCTCGGAGGATGTGAACTGGGGGTATGAGAAGAGAAACCTCGCCAGGGTCCCCAAGCTGGACCTGAAAAGGCAGTATGACAGGGTGGCCCAACTGGACCAGCTCCTTCACTACAGGAAGAAGTCAGCCGAGTTTCCAGACTTTTATGATTCTGAGGAGCCGATAAGCACCCGCcaggagacagaaaatgaaaaggacagGGCTGACCAGACAGTCCTGACAGAGGACGAG aaAAAAGAACTTGAAAACTTGGCTGCAATGGATTTGGAACTACAGAAGATAGCTGAGAAATTCAGCCAAAGGGGCTGA